From Azospirillaceae bacterium:
CGGGGGCTGGATCGGCTGGCTGACGATGGCGCCGTCGTCATTTTCCAGAGGCTTGCCGTCGGCCGTCAGGATGTTGTCGGCCTGCTCGAAGGTGGCGAAGACGAAGTAGGGGGCGGAGGGGGTTTTCTGGATGATGTGCAGCGCCACCAGGGCCCATTCGTCCTGCCAATAGCACGGCACCTGAGCCGCAGCCTTGTCGAAGCTAACCTTTCCGGCATAGGGGATGTTTTCGTAATAACGGACGGTGGCCATGTGGAAACGGCTGCGATCCTCGCCCTTGGCCAGGCGCCGCCAGGCGGACTTGACCTCGAACGTGCCGGTCGGCAGGGCCGGGACGGTGCCCGGGGCCGGCACCTTCTTATTCGCCAAGGCCGTCTTCCAGGTGTCGATCTGTGCCTGCAAGGGTGTGCCGGTGCCGGAATACCAAAACTTGTTCGCGGCCACGTAGTCGTATTCCGTCTTGTTGGCCTTGGCCAGGAAGCGGATCAGTTGCGGTGCGTTGTTCTTCATGGACGGCGCCTCGTCCCGCAGGATGCCGGCGTACATGGTGGCCAGTTCGATCTGGCTGGTTTCGTCCAGGTTGATCCATGGGGCCTGCGCCACCGGCGGTTGCCCCGGACAGGCGGCGATGGTTCCCTTGTACTGGTACTGCGGTGGATCGTTGTAGCCGTAGTCGACGCCCCGGGCCTGGTAACCGTGGGGCGGGGCGGTCAGGGCGTTGGCACCGGGGAATATCTCCACCTTTTGCCGGTATGTCTGCCACACCAGCGGCCCCGCGCCGGGTTGGCCGAACACGGCCTTCTCGTCGGGGACGTCGCGCTGCACCGTGCCGTTCGACTGCGCCGCCGGCCAGTTCAGGGCGATGAACTCCTGCCAGGCGAAAATGGCGGCACCCTGCAGGTCGGTGTTCGCCGCGCCGCCGGGAATGTCGGTCGGCGGCAGCGGTGATACCACATCCTTGCGGGAGGTGATCTGCTTGATGATTGCCGCGGTGTCCACCTCGTCGGCCACGGCGGCGGCGGGGACTGTCCCCACGGCCAGTTCCAGTGCCAGCGCCGCCCATAGCCAGGGCGCCGCGCGGTATCGTCCTCCATGCGCACTTGTCATCTTGAAACTCCCCTGGTCAGAAAGGTTCGGCCGGCCCCAGGCGCCCTAGCGGCCGGCCGGTGGGCATATCGGCGGGTTGGTGGGCCGGGTGGTGGCGACGGCGTATTGCTGGAAGGCGACCGCCAGCTGCAATGAACTGTCCAGCGGAATGGCCGTCTTGAACGCCCCGGACGGGTAGCCCGCCGGGTATTTGTAGTCGGAGAAATAGGCCTGGTTGTCCGGCGTGTTCCGGGTGCAGATATCGTCGAAGGTGAAGATGGCCGGCACATCCTTGCCCTGGACGCCGACGACGCCCACCGGGGCCGCGTACGCCCCCATGTGGCAGGACACGCAACTGGAGTTGGCCTGGTCGACCACCCCCGCCAGGCGCCCCTGGCAGCCATAGTGCTGCGGCAGGTCGATGGGCGCGTGGATGGTTTCCCGCAACGGCCGGCTTTGCCCCTGGGGCACCGCCGGGAAGGTCAGCCCGTCGCTGCCCCATTGCACGCCCAGGGGCACCAGACGCGACCGGACGGTGGGGCCCGGCAGGCGGCCGTCGTAAGCCAGGGTGCTGTAGACCCAGCGGGTGGGGGAGCGGGGATCGACCACGGCGATGTCCATCTGCACCATGTGCACCTTGGTCACCGCCCGCCGGCAGGTCTCATACTGGGTGGGCGAGGTCTGGACGTGGCCATCGGCGCTCCAGTTGGTGGAGCCTTTCAGGTAGGGCACCGCCTTCTCATCGGCGGTGGTGTTCAGGATCTTTATGACCACCGTGCCTTCGGGGAACGGCAACCCCCGGGCCAGGGCGCCGCCGTCGGTGGTGGCCGGCACGCCGGTATGCGGGACGGCCTGTCCCAGGGACCAGGCGCCGCAGGGGTTGTACATCCCCACCGACCAGGTCTCGAACAGGGGATCCACGCCATCGACGGCGACGGCACCCGGCAGATGATGCCTGCCGCTGCCCCGGCCGCCGCCCCGGAACGTGGACTCCGCGGTCGACAGCTCATTGGTCAGGCCGTGGACGTATTCCCGGCCGCGCTGGCCGTCGTAGGCCATCCAGGGCACATGGAACCAGCGCACCTTGCCCTTGACGGCGACCTTCCAGCCCAGCCGGTCGGGCAGGTTGGGATCCTGATCCTCCCAGACATAATCGACGATGGCCTGGATATAGGCTTTCCACTGGTCCCACGACGGGTTGGGGTCGGTGAAGGACACCTCCTGCCGCAGCCAAGGGGCGTCGCAGGTCGGTTTGGTGGCGGGGTACTGATGGCTGAGCGCGAACCGATGCCCGTCCCAGTCCCCCGGCGGGCGGTTCACCGCGTCGCGAAACGCCAACTGCGCCGGATCGGCCGATTTGCCGGCCGCCGGTTCCCGCGCATGCGCGGCGCCGGCCAGCAGCAGCAGCCCCAACATTCCGCAGGCGACATGCATCAGGCTGCGCATTTCCCGCTCCCTTTGTTCCAGGCGTTTCCGGCACGTGCCGACGCGTCTCAGATCCGCAGGTCCCCGGCATCGACCAGGCAGGCCTCGCGCACACGCTGCACCGTGGCCGGCACCGCCAATTCAAACCAGTCGGCGTGGCCCCGGTCCTGCCGGGCGGCGAGGACCGCGTTCTTGAGCGCCAGGTAGACCGAGGCCGCCAGCACCAGGGGCGGTTCACCCACCTCCTTGGAACCCAGGACCATGTCGCGGTTCGCGGTTTCGAGCGGGCCGGTGCGGGGATAGAATCCCACATTGAATTGCAGTGGGATGGTCGTGGTGGCCGGCAGCTTGTAGCCCCAGGTGTTGTTGGAGTTCAGCCGGCCCGCATCCGGACCATCGGGCTGGATGACGATGTCTTCCGTCAGCACGTACCCGGCGCCCTGCACGAAAGCGCCCTCCACCTGGCCGATGTCGATGGCGGCGTTCAGGGTGTCGCCGATGTCGTAGACCAGGTCGGTGCGCAGCACCGTGGTCTCGCCCGTCAGCACGTCGATTTCAACCTCGCTGCAGGCGGCGGAATAGGTGTAGCCGGTGAATTGATCGACCCCTTGTTCCGGGGCGTTGGGGGTGTAGTGGAGATTCTCGGCCGGCTTGTCGCCGCCGGGGATGGCGACCCGCGACTGCGCTGACAGGTTGATCCGGTCGAAATGGGCCGAACCAATGATGGCCTGCCAGATCAGGCGGCCGCCGCTGTTCGGGATCACGGCCTGCCAGCCGTCGGGATAGTTCCAGTAGTCGATGTGCTGCTGGGTGCACCAGGCGTCGCCGAAATCGGTGCGCAGCTTTTGGCAGTAGGCCTCCAGCCGGGTCCGCAGGTCCAGGCAGGCGACGCGCACCGCCTCGGCGTTGAAGCCGGTGCCGGTGGACGCGCCGGTCGATACGGGGTTGGGCACCACCTGCAGGTCGGTCGGCGCCATGGTGATGAAAGCCATCGGCAGGTTCAGGATTTCCGCCGCCACCTGGGTGATCTTGGTGGCCAGGCCCTGGCCGATTTCCACCCCGCCCTGGTGCACCAGCACCGACCCGTCCTCATCCGCGATGTCGACCAGGGCGCCGGCCTGTTCCAGGAAGGCGGCGTTGTAGCCGGCGCCGTACTGCACCGGCATCATCGCGATGCCCCGCTTGCGCCAGCGGTTCTGCCGATTGAAATCCTCGACCGCGGCGACACGGCGGTCGAAATCCGCCTGCTGTTTCAGGTATTGCCAGACCTGGGCGATGTAGCAGCCCTTGAGCACGGTGCCGACGACGCTCTGCTGGCCGGGCTGGTACAGGTTCACCTCGCGCACCGCCTCCGCCGGCATGCCCAGTTCATGGGCCGCCCGGGCGATGGCATCCTCCAGGATCAGGATGCCCTGGATCAGTCCCATGGACCGGAAGGCGGTATTGCTGGCCAGATTGGTGCGGGCCACGTGGCCCTGGGTCTTCCAGTTCGGCACCATGTAGGCGCTGTCGATCCGCATCTGGACACAGTCCATGACCGTGAACGAACAGTCGTAGGTGGCGCCGCCATTGGAGTAGAGATCCAGGAAAAGGCCCAGGATCCGCCCCCGGGGCGCCGTTCCCTCACCGGTCGCGATTGCCAGGCTGTAGCCGCCCTCATACGGATGCCGCCGGCCGATCATCTCCATGTCTTCTTCCCGGCGCAGGGCGATGCGGACGGGCCGCCTCAACTTGGCCGCCGCGATGGCTGCCGGCGCGGCGACGAAGGGCGAACGGGTAGTCTTGCCGCCATAGCCGCCGCCAATGCGCTTGATCACCAGGGCGACGCTGCTGATGGCCAGTCCCAACACGCCGGCGATGGTGCTCTGGACGCTGTCCGGGCTTTGCGACGATGGGTTGACCGTCATTTGGCCCCGTTCCCCGGGCACCACCAATGCCGACTGCGTCTCCATATAGAAATGGGCCTGGGAACCGACGGTCTGGGTTCCGTTCACGATCAGGCAGGTGCTGCCGTCCAGGGTCACGGCACCTGTCTGCCCGACCCACCCAAGTTGGGAGTTGGGTCGCATCACGTACAGGATGTGGTTGTAGGGCGGATGGACGGTGTCGATCAGCAACGAGTTCCGGTCCTTCGCATCCTGGATGGTCAGGATGGGGGCGGGCGCGTTGGGGTCGCCGGTGGCATCGTTGTAGAGGATGCAGGACTGGCGGATGTAGTGCGCGATGTCGATGGCGTCGGTCTCATCCTCCGCCAACACCAGCGCCATCGGTTGCCCGTACCACTCGACTTGGTCCTGGGCCAACAAGGGATCCGTCCCACCGATCTGCCCGGCCAGGACGCCGGTGCGGTTGTTCTGGCCCGTCGGCACGTCCTGGGCGGTCAGCAGCGCCACCAGCGCCGGAAAGCGGCCACGCAGCCAGGCGGTCAGCGTGGGTGGGTCCACCGGCGTCAACGGCGCGTCCGGAATGCGGAAGACGAAGCGCGCCAGGGCCCGGCTGGACAGCACGAAGGCGCCGTTCAGCCCCCGCGGCGGCAGGGGAAGGTCATGGATGTAGCGGGCCTCGCCCGTGGCCTGGAGGAAGGCGTCCAGCTTGATGAAAGGCAGGCCCACCGGCGCCTTGTCCGGGTTGAACGGGATGGTCTGGGTTCCCCGGCTGAGCGGTCGTTGATAGGGGATTCCGGCCGAGGCGACGGCCGGCGGAATGATCGCGGATCCGGTCGCCGTCGCCACCTCGATGAAGAATTTGTAGAGAAAACTTTCCGCCAGATGGCGGCGATAGACGTCACTGAAGCCTTCGTCGGGCAAGCTGGCGCGCCGGTCCTGCCACTGCTCCAGCGTGGCATCGACATCGTCGCGCAGGCCGGACAGGGCCGCCTGCAAGGTGGCCGCTTCCCACCGCCGCCCCTTCAGGGCCGCCTCCGCCGCGGTGGCATGGAAGGCGACGGGCCCGATGCCACCCAGAACGATGGCGGCGTCCGTCACCATCCCCTGATCGTCGAAGCGGACCCGGCAGCCGGCGTTGACGATGGAATGGGCGTTCACCTCCCGCAGGGCCACCTTGTAGGGCCGCACGTATTCCCGCGCCACGGCCGGGGGTACGAGATAAGCGACGATGACCATGCGCTTCAGGGCGTCGTCGGTCTGCCAGTCCCGGGCGAAATCCAGGATGGGCATGAAGCGCCATTTGCTATCAGGAAGCCGATCGCCCACCACCACCACGGCGTCCAGCGCCACCAGGATCGTGAACATGTCGGATGGGAAAGGCACCCCCTGCCGGATGTGGCGTACCACCAGCATGGTGTTTCCGGCCAGGCTGGCGGCGTTGCGGACGATGGTGCCGGCCGTGCGTTGGGCCATATAGCGTATCGCCAGGGTTCTTTCGTCGTTGATGCCCTGAGCGATGCCGCGATCCAGGAAATCCAGCAATTCCCCGTAACTGACTCCACCTCCCAGAGTATAACCGTCCGAATCGACGGCCTGATTCTTCAGTTCGGGTATCTTTGAGATATCGACCAGGTGGCGCGGATCTTCCTGGTGGCGATCGTAGATGCCGATGGAGGTGTTGCCGTTGACCAGCTTCAGGTCGTCGGCCGGCAGGGTTTCCAACAAGATGAACAGATCGCTCAGGTCGATGGGCCGATACCAGGTGTGGCCATCCTTGATGATCCGCAACGGCAGCTGATAGGGGTCTTCCGGTGGGACCGGGGCGTCGATGACATTGGTATGGGCGACGTTCGGATCGGCCAGGCAGGTCATGCAACCCATCTCGTCGGCCGGCGTCCAGTCGCTGGCGAACTGGCGCATCGCATACAGGATGGGCCGATAGCCGGTGCAGCGGCAGAGGTTACCATCGAACATCCGTTCGATCGCCAGTTGGGTCGGCTTGGTGTCGCCATGGGCGGCGAGGAAGGCTGTCATCGCCATGGTCCAACCGGGCGTGCAGTAGCCGCACTGCGATCCGTTTTCCTTGGCGATGCCGTACTGGACGGGATTCAGCGCCGTCTCGACGCTGCCGGCACCCTCGATGGTGGTGATGGCCGTGCCGTCCAGCGAGCAGACCGGCCGCAGGCAGGCGTTGATGGCTTCGTGACGGACCCCCACCCCCTGAATGTCCCATCGGGACAGCATGACGGTGCACAGGCCACAGCCGCCCTGGCCGCAACCCTTCTTGGATCCGGTAAGACCCACGGCGGGGGAGCGTAGCCAGTCCAGCAGCAGCAAGGTCGGATCGGGATTCTCCAGCAGCCATTCCTGGCCGTTGAGGAAGAAGCGGATCACCGTGCCCGGCTGGGGCACGGGGCAGGCGGCCGTCGCCGACGTTCCCAAGGCAGCCATTGGAATCTCCCGGGTTTGCGACGCGTGAAGCGCCTGGTGCCGAACCTGCTGGAGGCGTACTGAACCCACCGTGAGCGACGGAATGCCGCTTTCGCGAAATCATTTGCCAGAATAAGCAACTTTAAGGGGAAATCGGAATCTGATTCAACCTTAAAAATTAATATTAAAATTAATACAATTAATAAGACGCGCCGTTATATTTTTGTGGGAATAACGAGGTGTGAAAATCATAAAATTCACCCAATAATTGTTATTGATATTCAGCCAGGAGCCTTGCCGGCGTGTACCGGGGTCATTCGGCAACCGTCCATGGCGGCTGTGGCCCGCCGACAATAGGGTTCCGAACCGGTACCGTTATGTTCAGACTAGGTGATCCCCCCCTCAGCACCTTTCGGCCCTGACCTCGGATGCCTGGCTCACGGGCGCGAAGCCTCACTTCGGGTTGCGCACGTAAAGGCTTGGAACCTTCCAGCCGAGGATGAGAGGCGCACGCGCCTGACCCCGTATACGAAGTTACGTCCTATCCGGCCGATTTCCCTTGGTTCTAAGGTGGCGCCGGCCCCGAGGACGGGGCCGGGTTTGGCCATGAGGGACCCCTGGATGCGAATCGGGGCGAGGGGCCGGCGGTTGGCTGGCGCGCTGATTTTCCTGATGGGATCGACTGGCATGGCCGGCGCCTCGCCTTGGGGCGAGGTGGGGGACGGCCAACTGCGCGGCGATATTGAAACTCTGGCCGCGGCTGGCCTGATCGACGGCGTCACCACCCAATGGCCCCTGCCGTGGACGGCCGTCGTGCCGGCCTTGAAAGCGGCCGACCTGGATGCCCAGCCGGAGGCGGTGCAGGCGGCGGCCCTGCGGGTGCTGGGCCGGGCCACGCGGGAGAACCGGCCGGGCTTCAGCACCAGCGCCAGCCTGGACCTGACCAACGCGCCCGCCCTGGTCCATGGCTTCGACAGCCTGGGCCGGGGGGAGGGGCAGACCCAGGTGGCGCTGTCCTACAGTTCCAGCACCGTCTCCGCCCGCCTGGCCGTGGGGGGCTACACCCAGGACCTCAAGACCGGCGCCACCAAGCTGGCGCTGGATGACAGCTATTTGGCGGTGAAGGCCGGCGACGCCCTGGTTTATGGCGGCTGGCTGACCCATTGGTGGGGACCCGGCTGGATCTCCGCCCTGTCCCTGTCCAACAACGCCAGGCCCATGCCGCAGGTGGGCATCCAGCGCCTGGACACCTCCCCCTCCACCTGGCCGGTGCTGGAATGGCTGGGCCCCTGGCAGGTGGAAGCCTTCCTGGGGCTGATGGACGGCCCGCGCCTGCAGAAGAACACGGTGTTCGACGCCCTGCGGGTCACGGTCAATCCGGCACCGGGGCTGGAGATCGGCCTGGCCCGCACCGGGGAGATCTGCGGCCAGGGGCATGATTGCGACCCGGCGGAATATTTCCAGCTGAACAACTCCCCCACCGACGTCAACAAGACCAATGACGAGGGGGTGGTGGACATCAAGTACAGCCACGATTTGTGGGGCGTGCCGGCGCAGGCCTATGCGCAGTTGATGAACGAGGACAGCTCCCCCATCACCCATTCCGGCACCAGCCACCTGTTCGGTGCCGCCGCCTTCGTGCCCCTGGCCGGCCGGCCTCTGCGGCTGACGGTGGAATACGCCGACAGCATCTCGACCACCGATATCTTCAGTTTCGCCAGCCGTATCTACGGCTTTTCCTACACCAATGGCGGTTACCCCGACGGCATGCGCTATCGCGGCCGCACCATCGGTTTCAGCCTGGACGACGATTCCCGCCTGCTGTCCCTGCAAGGCAGTTGGAGCGACGCCGATGGCTGGACCTATGAGGTGACCCTGCACCATGCCGCCATCGGAACGGCGCAATCGGCCGGCGCCAACATCGTCAGCCCCGTGCCCATCAAGGTGAACATCCTGGAAGGACGGTTCAGCCTGCCGTTCCGCCATTTCACCCTGGACCTGCGCGGCAGCGTCCAGGACGACCAGGCCCGGCCGGACCATGGTTTCCTGCCGGCGGTGGAGGCGGCGCTGCGCATCGCGCTGTGATGGGGGCGCTGTGATCGGGGGGCATAAAATGGCGGTCACATGGGAATAAACCCGCCGCCCATATCCGTCATGGGAATGAGGGGAGGCACCTCCCCCGTCGCCTGCCGGAGGTTCCATGCCGTCCATCGTCCCCTGCGCCAAGACCACGCCCCCGCGCGACCGTGTGCGTGACGTCGCCGCCGGCCTGTTCGCCGACCGGGGGCTGGATGGCTTCAAGATGCGCGACCTGGCGGAGCGGCTGGGCGTCAGCGTCATGACGCCCTATCGCTATTTCGAGAATAAGGAGGCCATCCTGGCCTGCGTCCGCGCCCATGGTTTCGCCTGCCTGGCCGATGCCTTGGACCGGGGGCGGGCGGCGGGCCCGTTGGAGCAAAGGGTGCTTGACCTGGCGACGGCCTACGGCGCCTTCGCGATGGCGCAGCCCGCGCGCTATCGCCTGATGTTCACGCTGGCGCCGGCCCAGACGCCCAATGGGGCGTCGAGCGGGGGGGCGGGTGGGGCGCCGGGCGTGGCCGAGGTGCGGCGCCAGGAACGCCGGGTGGACGACGCCTTCGCCGCCCATGCCGCCGGCTTGGCGGCGGCGGGCTTGCCCTGTGCCGATCCCGCCGGTTTGGGCCGCCTGCTGTGGTCCACCCTGCACGGCGTGGCCATCCTGCATCTGGGTGGCCAGTTGCCGCAGGCCGACCTGACGGTTGCCCTGTGCCGGGCCGCGCGGGCGCTGGCCATGGCCGGTGCCGCCCTGGGGGCCACGGCATGACCATGGCGGCGCCGGAGCCGCGGCACCTGCCCGAGCCGGCCCCGCGGGCGGAGGCGGCCCAGGCACTCCCGCCATCCCGCGTCCGCCGCCGCCTGACCCGAAAGCGCGCGTTCGACATGGCGTTCAGCCTGGCGCTGCTGCTGGCCTGCCTGCCGCTGCTGGCCCTGGTCGCCCTGCTGATCCGCCTGGACAGCCGGGGACCAGTGCTGTTCCGCCAGCGCCGCATCGGCTTGGCGGGCCAGCCATTCCACATCGTGAAGTTCCGCACCATGCACGTGCTGGAGGATGGCGCCGACGTGGTGCAGGCCATGGAGGGCGACCCCCGTGTCACCCGGGTGGGGGGCATCCTGCGGGTGACCAGCCTGGATGAACTGCCGCAACTGCTGAACGTGCTGTCGGGTGAGATGTCGCTGGTCGGCCCGCGCCCCCACGCCGCCGCCCACGATGATTACTACCGCGCCCGCATCCCCAACTATCTCTACCGCCAGAACGTCCGGCCGGGCATCACCGGCTGGGCACAGGTGAAGGGTGCCCGCGGGGCCACGCCGCGGGTGGCCGACATGCAGGCGCGGGTGGACCTGGACGCCTGGTATGTCGACAACGCCAGCCTGGCGCTGGATCTGAAAATCCTGGCGCGCACGCCCCTGGTGGCCTTCACCCGGCGCAAGGCCTGTTGAGGGGACGCAAGACCGTTTCCAGGGCCCGGGTGGGGACCCGGGGGAATAAACGGGCCAGGCGATACGTCTTAAGCATGAGAGGGCGATGTTCCCCCGGGGAATTGGCCCCTGGGACGCCGGGGAAGATGGACGTAAGCTGATGCGACAAAGGCGCGGCGCGAGGTTCCGCAGTGGTCTGGAATGCCCCGTGTCGGAGAACCCTAGGCCGTGACCCAACAGTTCGCGAACGCCCTGGTGATGCAACTGCCGGCACTGAGGCGATACGCCCTGGCGCTGGTGGGCAATGCCGCGCTGGCGGATGACCTGGTCCAGGATTGTGTGGAACGCGCGCTGAGCCAATCAGCGCAATTGCGGGAGCTGCCGCGCATCTCCGGCTGGTTGAGGCGCATCCTGCGGAACCTGTACACCGATGAGATCCGCCGCAACCACAGCCGGGGGGAGGAGCAGGACATCACCGAACTGGCTGACCATGTGGAACTGAGCACGCCGCCGGTCGATGTCGAGGCCGCCCGGGATTTCATCAAGGCCATCAGCCGGTTGACGCCTGAGCACCGGGAAATCCTGCTGTTGTCCAGTGTCGAGGAATTGAACTACCGCGAAATCGCGGAAGAGTTGGATATTCCGGTGGGTACCGTGATGTCGCGCCTGGCGCGGGCACGCGAGCGGTTGCGTAACGTGATGCAAGGCGGGGGCGCGGAGGTGATCCAGCTGCCCCTGGGATCGAAAGACCGAAAGTGAGCGACGACACCTCCAACCATCCCTCCATCACGGAGGTCGACCTGCACGCCTTCCTGGATGGCGAACTGTCGGAAGACCGCGCCCGCCTGGTCGAGGCGGCCCTCCTGGCGGATCCCGCCCTGGCGGAACGTCTGGCGGGGTACGAGGCCGACAAGGCCATGATGAACCGGCTGTACGGCCCGCTGATCGACCGGCCGGTGCCGCAGCACCTGATCGATCTGGCGCAATCGGCGGCCCGCCGGCCCGCCACGCGGCCTTGGGCAGATTGGCGCCGCTTGGGTGCGGTGGCCGCCGTCGTGCTGCTGCTGGTCGGCGGGGGCGGTTACCTGGCCCTGCGGCCGGCCGGCGATGTGGTGCAGCTGGCGCTGGCGGCGCGCGAGGTGCCGGCTGCCGTGCCCCCCGACCTGGCGCCCTACAACGCGGCGCTCAGCCGCATCGTCGCCCTGAACATCCGGGTGCCGGACCTGGCCCGCGCCGGTTATCGCCTGGCCGGGGTGAAGCTGGAGGGTGACGCCGCCACCGTCGCCTATCGCGATGCCGACGACCGGCTGTTCACGCTTTACCTCCGCCGGTCGGACGGCACCGTGCGCTTCGACCAGTTCAAGCGGCAGAACCTGCGCGTCTGCATCTGGCAGGACGACCAGTTGAGCATGGTGATGGCCGGTGAGATGTCGGCGGCCGTGATGCAGAAGCTGGCCAGCATGGCCTATCTGGGCCTGACCGCCCCGGCCTGACGGGCGTCCAGATCTGACTAACGGCCCCCGACCTGGTTAGCGGATGGAGCGGGCGGACAGGCTGTCCGGGCTGAACAGGGTGGCGGGATGGGGGGACGTGACGGTGTAGGGTGCCGCCTCGCCATTGAAGGCGAAGGTGTAGGCGTAGCCGCCCAGTTCGAAGTCATGGATGAACTGGCTGCCGATCACCACCGCCGGCACGTCCGGCATCAGGTACATGGTGGCCTGCCCGAATTTCCACAGTTTGCCCTGTTCGTCCCAGGAATCGGCGTAAACCGCCATCCAGGTGTCTTCATCGAGATAGAGCCGCCGATGCGGGACCACGTCATGCGCGCCAGGGGCCAGGGTGCCGTCGACCACCCAGACGCGGTGCAACTCGTACCGCAGGGCGTCGGGGTTGGGGTGGGTGGGGCCCAGCACCTCGGAGACCGGCCGGGTGTACAGGCGGTTGTTGTTGTAGGGCACGAACATCTCGGCCTTGCCCACCAACTTGAAGTCGTAATGGTCCAGGCCGCCGAAGAAGATGTAGTACTCGTCCTCGCTCATATAGCCGGCGGCGTCGGTGTCCGGCACGTCGTAGGAAATGGCCGGCGCCTTGCGCACCCGGTGCTCCCCCGGCAGCAGGCGCCATGCATTGAAATTGCGCTGTTTGACGTTGATGGGCTGCCAGTTCAGGTAGCCTTCACCGACGCGCGAGGCCGGGGCGACCGCCAGGTGCAGGGTCTTGAAGTAATAGCCGCCGTAGCTGTCGGGCGTGGCGTCGCGGTAGTAATAGGGGAAATCGGCGATTTCCTTGTAGCCGCTGGCCTTTTCCACCACCCCGTCCGCCGGCACGACATAGGTGCTGACCGTCACTTCGCGCGCCGGGCCCCAATAGGCCAGCAGGTGGTTCCACATGGCCTGGAACCCGTCCTTGGGCAGGGGGAAGGGAATGCCGCCCACGGCACCTTCCACCCCATAGGCGATGCCTTCCAGCGCCGGCCGGGCGCGGGTGGCGTTGCACAGGATGTTGTCGTAGACCCAGTTCGGCGCCGCGGCGGTGCGGTGGCTGGGGTAGATGTCCATGCGATAGTCGGCGTCCCGCCCGAACAGGTGTTTCGCCCCCTCCGGCAGGCGGTCGGCGTAGTCGCGGAAGTTCCGGGCGGTGATGGAGAACAACGGCTTTTCCCCCGCGAACGGGTCGGGGCGCGGGCCCGCCGGTGGCACCGTGG
This genomic window contains:
- a CDS encoding DUF1329 domain-containing protein gives rise to the protein MRSTAVLTALLLATVALTGHPVGARAQVTEQEAAQLKSRLTPVGAERAGNTDGGIPAWTGGLSTPATVPPAGPRPDPFAGEKPLFSITARNFRDYADRLPEGAKHLFGRDADYRMDIYPSHRTAAAPNWVYDNILCNATRARPALEGIAYGVEGAVGGIPFPLPKDGFQAMWNHLLAYWGPAREVTVSTYVVPADGVVEKASGYKEIADFPYYYRDATPDSYGGYYFKTLHLAVAPASRVGEGYLNWQPINVKQRNFNAWRLLPGEHRVRKAPAISYDVPDTDAAGYMSEDEYYIFFGGLDHYDFKLVGKAEMFVPYNNNRLYTRPVSEVLGPTHPNPDALRYELHRVWVVDGTLAPGAHDVVPHRRLYLDEDTWMAVYADSWDEQGKLWKFGQATMYLMPDVPAVVIGSQFIHDFELGGYAYTFAFNGEAAPYTVTSPHPATLFSPDSLSARSIR